One Roseomonas sp. OT10 DNA segment encodes these proteins:
- a CDS encoding DUF4142 domain-containing protein has protein sequence MTQGTARRALLLAVAAAPLPAAAQDAAAGARPVEPGRFLAFAHSSAVLQQRAAALAAAKDTRPEVKAFAAGMARFRPQQLDRLRAVARERNLALPTEEEFEHRVVLENLEPLDHLALSRRYAEVQVQALTQEIRGYEAAAQGPDDGLRRLAAEMLPQLRPWRDSALRMQDGVKP, from the coding sequence GTGACGCAGGGGACCGCGCGCCGTGCCCTCCTCCTCGCCGTCGCGGCCGCACCCCTTCCCGCCGCGGCCCAGGACGCGGCGGCGGGAGCCCGCCCCGTGGAGCCCGGGCGCTTCCTCGCCTTCGCCCACAGCTCCGCCGTGCTGCAGCAGCGCGCCGCCGCCCTGGCCGCCGCGAAGGACACCCGGCCGGAGGTCAAGGCCTTCGCGGCGGGGATGGCGCGCTTCCGGCCACAGCAACTGGACCGCCTGCGGGCCGTGGCCCGGGAGCGCAACCTGGCGCTGCCGACGGAGGAGGAGTTCGAGCACCGGGTGGTGCTGGAGAACCTGGAGCCGCTTGACCATCTCGCGCTGAGTCGCCGCTACGCGGAGGTCCAGGTCCAGGCGCTGACGCAGGAGATCCGGGGCTACGAGGCGGCGGCGCAGGGGCCGGATGACGGCCTGCGGCGGCTGGCCGCTGAGATGCTGCCACAGCTCCGGCCCTGGCGTGATTCGGCCCTGCGGATGCAGGACGGCGTGAAGCCCTAG